The nucleotide window GCCAGGCGGTAGGCGCCGGCCACCTCCAGGCGGCCGGGATCCCAGAGCACCAGGTGCAGGTAATGGCTGTCGAACCTGTCCATGTCCCGGCGCCGGCCCGTGCCTTCGCCGACGGCGCGAAAGGCCAGCTCCCGCAGCCGGCCTATCTCGCGCATCAGGGCGCTGTCGCCCTCATGGCGGTAGAGGTAGATGGCCATGCCGTCCGGGGTCCGGCCCAGGGCCTCGCAGCCACTGAGGACATCCAGTATGGCCTGGCGATCCTCCCTGGGGGCGATGGCGGTTTCGGTCTTGAACAGGGGCCGTTTCTGGCTGCCCAGGCGGTAGAGGTGCTTCTTGAACAGCTTGATCTGGGTGCGCAGCGGCAGCTGGCTGCCCTCGAAGCTCTGCAGGGGGATCAGCTCGCCGATGCGCAGGGTCGCCTGCTTGTGGCGCTGGGCGAACATCTCCCGCACCAGCAGCACAGTGGCCAGGGGCTTGTAGAGCATGGAGGTGCCGTAGAAGAGGGCGGAGTTGCGGGCCTGGACCAGTATCGGCAGCACCGGCGCCCGGCTCTGCTTGGCCAGGCGCAGGAAACCGGAACGCCAGTGGGTGTCGCGCACCCCCTGGGGCCTGAGCCGGGAAACCTCGCCGGCGGGGAAGATGATCAGGGCACCGTCGTCCTCCAGGTGCCTGCTGATCCCCTCCATCTGTTCGCGGCTGGTCCTGCCCACCAGGTTGTTGACCGGGTGCATCAGGCCCTTGAGCGGTGCCAGCTCGCCCAGCAGGGCATTGGCCACCACCCTGACGTCGCGGCGCACCTCGCCCACGCACTTGAGCAGGGCCAGGCCGTCCAAGGAGCCTATGGGGTGGTTGGCGATGATCACCACCCGGCCGCTGGCGGGGATCCTTTCCTTTTCCCGATCCGAGACCTGGTAGCCGAAATCGAAGTGATCCAGCACCGCCTCCACGAAGTCCCAGCCCCTGAGGTGGGGATAGTCGCGGGCAAAGGCCTGGAAGTCCTGCTCGCGCAGCAGGTGGCGCAGTACCGGGGCCAGGGCGCCCCGGAAACGGGCGTTGGGAAAGTATTGGTCTAGGACCTGTTCGACACTGAACATGGGCGTTTCCAAGCAGTCTACCTGGCGCCACAAGGTAGCCCCGGCAAATGACAGCCAGGGCACAGTTCGGTGACGCTTTTGTGACCGGCTCAGGCGGCGCGGATGATGCGCTCGCGGTCGGTGCAGGCCAGCACCTGCTGCTGCTCGCTCCAGTGCAGCAGCTGCAGGCGGCCGTCCAGGCCTTCGGCCACCAGGGAGCAGGACTCCACCCAGTCGCCGGTGTTGAGGTAGAGCAGCCCGTCCTCCTGGCTCAGCTGGGGCTGGTGGATGTGGCCAAGGACGATGCCGTCGCAGCCGGCCTGGCGGGCGGCGCGCAGGGCCGCGTGCCGGTAGCGGTCGATGGCGGCCTGGGCCTTGCCGACCCGCTTCTTGATGAAGGTGGCCAGGGACCAGTAGGGCAGGCCCAGGCGACGGCGCAGGAACTGGCAGCTGCGGTTGAGCCACATCAGCAGGTCGTAGCCCAGGTTGCCTATCTGTGCCTCGAAGGCGCCCAGGCAGACGGCGGCGTCGAACTCGTCGCCGTGGGTCAGCAGCAGGGTGCGGCCGTCCAGCAATTGGTGCTCACAGCGCCTGTGCATCTCGAAGCGGTCGAGGCCGAAGCCGCAGAAGCGGCGCAGGGCGGCGTCGTGGTTGCCGGGTACATAGACCACCCTGGTGCCCTGGCGGGCCAGGCGCTCCAGCTCGAACAGCACCTGGGAGTGGCTGTGGGGCCAGAGGCCCTTGCGGCCCATGGCCCAGAGATCCACCACGTCGCCAAGCAGGTAGAGGCTTTCGGGTTTGATGTGCTTGAGCAGCGACAGCAGGTAGTCGGCCTGGCAGTCGCGGCTGCCCAGGTGCAGATCGGACAGGAAGACGGTGCGGTAGTTGAAGTGGCTCATGGTGGTCCCCCGATTGGCTCGGGAGATCAGACTAGGCCCGGTGGATGACAGGGCCTTGACGCCGAGGTGACCGTTATTTGACCTTGACCGGCCTGAGGCTGCCGTCGTACTGGGCCGCCAGGTAGGCGATCACCGTCCAGGTGGCCACGTTCTGATTCAGCTCCTCGGGGACTATCTTGTTGAGGGTGTCGTCCGGGGTGT belongs to Gallaecimonas sp. GXIMD4217 and includes:
- a CDS encoding GNAT family N-acyltransferase, yielding MFSVEQVLDQYFPNARFRGALAPVLRHLLREQDFQAFARDYPHLRGWDFVEAVLDHFDFGYQVSDREKERIPASGRVVIIANHPIGSLDGLALLKCVGEVRRDVRVVANALLGELAPLKGLMHPVNNLVGRTSREQMEGISRHLEDDGALIIFPAGEVSRLRPQGVRDTHWRSGFLRLAKQSRAPVLPILVQARNSALFYGTSMLYKPLATVLLVREMFAQRHKQATLRIGELIPLQSFEGSQLPLRTQIKLFKKHLYRLGSQKRPLFKTETAIAPREDRQAILDVLSGCEALGRTPDGMAIYLYRHEGDSALMREIGRLRELAFRAVGEGTGRRRDMDRFDSHYLHLVLWDPGRLEVAGAYRLADSRAVLAEQGKDGLYSHSLFNFGADMDEILDQGLELGRSFVQPAYWGKRALDYLWVGIGAFLARHPRYRYLFGPVSLSAQFPPAARDLMVYFYQLYFGSQDGRTRHRRPYLLAAQTLADLTATFSGDDYKADFVLLKDKLAGMGVNIPTLYKQYSELCEPGGVQFLDFGTDPDFGDCIDGMVLVDTHRLKAQKKARYIDRHKAP
- a CDS encoding UDP-2,3-diacylglucosamine diphosphatase, with amino-acid sequence MSHFNYRTVFLSDLHLGSRDCQADYLLSLLKHIKPESLYLLGDVVDLWAMGRKGLWPHSHSQVLFELERLARQGTRVVYVPGNHDAALRRFCGFGLDRFEMHRRCEHQLLDGRTLLLTHGDEFDAAVCLGAFEAQIGNLGYDLLMWLNRSCQFLRRRLGLPYWSLATFIKKRVGKAQAAIDRYRHAALRAARQAGCDGIVLGHIHQPQLSQEDGLLYLNTGDWVESCSLVAEGLDGRLQLLHWSEQQQVLACTDRERIIRAA